The Thermodesulfobacteriota bacterium DNA window CTACAAAATGTGCTGAGTCCAGATAATAGAGAAGCTGTGCTACATCAGTTTTAATTCCTGGTTTGTTTAGCCTCTTCCATCCCTCGTCCATGATAAAATCAAACTCAGGAGAAACTTTTCCTCTGTATTTTCTAAGCCGCCACTTAACAATTGTTTTCTCAATAAAGCCTGAGCTCTGTTTTCTGTATTTTTCCCAATATTTCTCAAGCCTATTCAGCGCTCTCTCTGAAGCATATGCCTGCTCGAACAGATAACAGTAACCGTCCATAAGCTGCTCGCGGGTCATGTTCTTAGGCTCAAAAACAACGTGGCGTGTGTCGTATAAACCCCAGTCAAAGTGGTCCATACGACCATCATTTTTGAAATCATCATGGAGTTTGGTGCCCGGCATAGGAGTTAAGATACTGAAGAAAGGATATAAAATATTGTTCTCATCTATAAAGTCCAGAATATCATCAAAAACGTTTAGAGTATCGGTATCAAAGCCTACTATAAAGTTCCCTACAACAGACATGCCTCGCGAATGTATGCGCTCCATTGCATCTTGGTACTTCACACAAAAGTTCACGCGTTTATCCATATCCAACAGAGTTGCCTCATTGATAGATTCAATTCCAATAATAAGAGTAGTACATCCAGCCTCTACGAATAGATCAAGCAACCCTGCCCTATTTGTAACGTTTAGTGTAGTCTCCGCAGACCAGCTTGGAATCTCACCCCTTTTTCTAAGAGGAATCATCTCTTTTAATAGCTGTTCAGTGTACTGAGGACGAGATAAAAAATTATCATCTACAAAGTAGATAGTTTTAACCCTGTCCATAAATCCTGTTTTAGGAAATGCTCTTATTTCTTCAAGTATCTTGTTTGGTGGTTTGAATCTAAACGTACTTCCCGAAATATCAGGCACACTGCAAAAACGGCAAGTAAATGGACAGCCCCTTGTGCTTTGGACCTGATGGAAAAGAAACTTACCATAATCAATTTTATCCCACGCAGGCACTGGTATAGAGTCCATTTCAGGAAAACCCTGAGCATCAGTGATTGTTGGAGCCTCACCTTTTTCAAACTGCTCTAAAAACTTTGGCCAGGTCTGCTCAGCTTCCCCTATAACGACATAATCAACGTGCTCTAGAGCTTCGTTAGGCCTAAGAGAGGCATGAATTCCACCTAATACAACTTTCTTTCCTCTTCTTCTAAATTCATCCGCAACTTGATATGCTCTTGCAACAGCAGAGGTTTTTGCAGAGAGTGCAATAAGATCAGCGTCTGTGTCAAAATCTATGGGAGAGATATATTCATCATGAACCTCAACTTCAAATCTATCTGGAGTGCAGGCTGCCACTGTGAGTAAGCCCAAATCTAAAAGCGAGCGTTTTAGTCCTAAAAACTCATTCATAAAATCCATCTCATAGAGTTCACGGTCTGATGGATCACAATTTTTTCTTGTGGCCACAAATAGTATCTTCAATTTATTGCAGCCTCCTTTGATTCATAATTGTTCTGATCCCATGGAAACTGAACATAATCTCCTGGTTTAGGAACAGAAAACCAATCCGGGAATTTTGAATTTGGAACTTTATTAATCCTGACCAGCCACCGAAACCACCAAGCCCCCACATTTAGCTGTTCGTGATGGGTCAG harbors:
- a CDS encoding radical SAM protein, whose product is MKILFVATRKNCDPSDRELYEMDFMNEFLGLKRSLLDLGLLTVAACTPDRFEVEVHDEYISPIDFDTDADLIALSAKTSAVARAYQVADEFRRRGKKVVLGGIHASLRPNEALEHVDYVVIGEAEQTWPKFLEQFEKGEAPTITDAQGFPEMDSIPVPAWDKIDYGKFLFHQVQSTRGCPFTCRFCSVPDISGSTFRFKPPNKILEEIRAFPKTGFMDRVKTIYFVDDNFLSRPQYTEQLLKEMIPLRKRGEIPSWSAETTLNVTNRAGLLDLFVEAGCTTLIIGIESINEATLLDMDKRVNFCVKYQDAMERIHSRGMSVVGNFIVGFDTDTLNVFDDILDFIDENNILYPFFSILTPMPGTKLHDDFKNDGRMDHFDWGLYDTRHVVFEPKNMTREQLMDGYCYLFEQAYASERALNRLEKYWEKYRKQSSGFIEKTIVKWRLRKYRGKVSPEFDFIMDEGWKRLNKPGIKTDVAQLLYYLDSAHFVEYLNKFRSKDYEKNVEIFNQAADKKISDDDLSKRQWDHKNKLSA